A genomic window from Algoriphagus sp. Y33 includes:
- the atpC gene encoding ATP synthase F1 subunit epsilon, which translates to MHLEIVTPDKKVFQGEVSEASFPGANGSFQVLNNHAPLVSALAKGTVSFTTPEGKQSLIVDGGVVEVKDNVIVLLAEKVVA; encoded by the coding sequence ATGCATTTAGAAATCGTCACACCGGACAAAAAAGTATTTCAGGGTGAAGTATCCGAGGCCAGTTTCCCAGGTGCCAACGGATCATTTCAGGTGCTGAACAATCACGCTCCTCTCGTTTCGGCCTTGGCAAAAGGAACTGTTTCCTTTACCACTCCCGAAGGAAAGCAATCCCTAATCGTGGATGGCGGAGTAGTAGAAGTAAAAGACAATGTAATTGTACTGCTGGCTGAGAAAGTAGTCGCGTAA
- the rpsU gene encoding 30S ribosomal protein S21, producing the protein MIIVNVKENESIEKALKRFKKKFDKTGAVRELRARQAFTKPSIKRRAQVIKAAYKQHLQEEAAK; encoded by the coding sequence ATGATCATAGTTAACGTTAAAGAAAACGAATCAATCGAGAAAGCGCTAAAGCGTTTCAAAAAGAAGTTTGACAAGACTGGTGCAGTCCGTGAACTTCGTGCGAGACAAGCTTTCACTAAGCCTTCCATCAAAAGAAGAGCACAAGTAATCAAAGCGGCTTACAAGCAGCATCTTCAAGAAGAAGCGGCGAAGTAA
- the atpD gene encoding F0F1 ATP synthase subunit beta, with product MANIGKITQVIGPVVDVSFEGGKLPNILDAVEVTKENGQVVVMEVQQHLGEDRVRTIAMDSSEGMVRGMEVRDLGEPISVPTGEGIKGRLFNVVGEAIDGLPSIPAGKRLPIHRSAPRFEDLSTATEVLFTGIKVIDLIEPYAKGGKIGLFGGAGVGKTVLIQELINNIAKAYAGLSVFAGVGERTREGNDLLREMIESGIVTYGDDFIHSLEEEGGWDLSKVDLKKLEDSKATFVFGQMNEPPGARARVALTGLTLAEYYRDGDGEGDGKDILFFIDNIFRFTQAGSEVSALLGRMPSAVGYQPTLATEMGAMQERITSTKRGSITSVQAVYVPADDLTDPAPATTFAHLDATTSLSRKIAELGIYPAVDPLESSSRIMSADIIGDEHYNCAQRVKEILQRYKELQDIIAILGMEELSEEDKQVVHRARRVQRFLSQPFFVAEQFTGLKGVLVDIKDTIKGFNMIMDGELDHLPESAFNLVGSIEDAIAKGEKLLAEVR from the coding sequence ATGGCAAATATTGGAAAGATAACTCAAGTGATCGGGCCCGTAGTGGACGTTTCCTTTGAAGGCGGTAAGCTGCCAAATATCCTTGACGCGGTAGAAGTTACCAAAGAAAATGGCCAAGTGGTCGTAATGGAAGTTCAACAGCACTTGGGTGAAGATCGGGTGAGAACCATTGCAATGGACTCATCTGAAGGGATGGTCCGTGGTATGGAAGTAAGAGATCTTGGTGAACCCATTTCAGTTCCTACAGGAGAGGGTATCAAAGGCCGCCTTTTCAATGTAGTTGGAGAAGCTATCGATGGATTGCCATCTATTCCAGCTGGCAAGAGACTTCCCATACACAGATCTGCTCCGCGTTTCGAGGATCTTTCTACAGCTACAGAAGTACTTTTTACGGGTATCAAAGTAATTGACCTGATCGAGCCGTATGCAAAAGGGGGTAAGATCGGTTTGTTTGGCGGTGCCGGTGTTGGTAAAACTGTATTGATTCAGGAGTTGATCAACAATATAGCGAAAGCATATGCCGGTCTATCCGTATTTGCAGGCGTAGGTGAAAGAACAAGAGAAGGAAATGACTTGTTGAGAGAGATGATCGAGTCCGGTATCGTGACTTACGGTGATGACTTCATCCACAGCCTTGAAGAAGAAGGTGGTTGGGATCTTTCTAAAGTTGATTTGAAAAAATTGGAAGACTCTAAAGCAACCTTTGTTTTCGGTCAGATGAACGAGCCTCCGGGAGCACGTGCGCGAGTGGCTTTGACAGGTTTGACTTTGGCAGAGTATTATAGAGATGGTGATGGTGAGGGTGACGGTAAAGATATCCTATTCTTTATTGACAACATCTTCCGGTTTACCCAGGCAGGTTCTGAAGTGTCTGCACTTCTTGGGCGTATGCCGTCTGCGGTAGGTTACCAACCAACTTTGGCTACAGAAATGGGAGCCATGCAAGAGCGAATTACCTCTACAAAGCGTGGTTCAATTACGTCTGTACAAGCAGTATATGTACCTGCTGATGATTTAACTGATCCGGCTCCAGCGACCACGTTCGCCCACTTGGATGCTACAACTTCACTTTCACGTAAAATTGCAGAGTTGGGAATTTATCCGGCTGTGGATCCTTTGGAGTCATCTTCGAGAATCATGTCTGCCGACATTATTGGAGATGAGCACTACAATTGTGCGCAGCGTGTGAAAGAGATTCTTCAGCGTTACAAAGAATTGCAGGATATCATTGCGATTTTGGGTATGGAGGAGCTTTCTGAAGAGGATAAACAAGTCGTACACAGAGCGAGAAGAGTTCAGCGTTTCTTATCCCAGCCTTTCTTCGTAGCAGAACAGTTCACAGGCTTGAAAGGTGTATTGGTTGATATCAAAGATACCATCAAAGGCTTCAACATGATCATGGACGGTGAGTTGGATCATCTTCCGGAATCAGCGTTCAACTTGGTAGGCAGCATCGAAGATGCTATTGCCAAGGGAGAGAAATTGTTGGCTGAAGTAAGATAA
- a CDS encoding hemin ABC transporter substrate-binding protein: MIKAFFPLILVVTAIFAACSPSSKQEDTTEQRKIITAGGTVTEVVAALGHGNEIIATDLTSTFPESMKDLPSIGYRNQIKAEGILALGPDLVLLEEGYLNPDVVTQLRAAKVAIEVFVKPSTVEGSKKLISEIATFFDEEEKGKEINSAIDADIAQLKTYLDTQESKPNAVFLMARGPETVFIAGDKTFTTEMFELAKIERAATGFDEFVPMTPESLVSMNPEYLVFFESGIQSVGGKDGLMAIQGIDQTTAFKEGHIIALDGQYLSGFGPRVGKAALDLAKAVRQ, translated from the coding sequence ATGATAAAGGCATTTTTCCCACTTATACTTGTAGTAACCGCAATCTTCGCCGCTTGCTCCCCATCATCAAAACAAGAGGACACTACAGAACAGCGAAAAATCATAACTGCAGGAGGCACAGTAACTGAAGTAGTAGCTGCGCTCGGTCACGGTAATGAAATCATTGCTACGGATCTCACCTCTACTTTCCCTGAAAGCATGAAGGACCTCCCTTCCATAGGCTATAGAAATCAAATAAAAGCTGAGGGCATTCTAGCTTTGGGTCCTGATCTTGTACTTTTAGAAGAAGGATATCTCAATCCTGATGTAGTGACGCAGCTAAGGGCTGCAAAGGTGGCTATTGAGGTTTTCGTCAAGCCAAGTACAGTGGAAGGTTCCAAGAAGCTGATATCTGAGATTGCTACATTTTTTGATGAAGAAGAAAAAGGAAAAGAAATCAATTCAGCAATCGATGCTGATATAGCCCAGCTCAAAACCTATTTAGATACCCAGGAATCCAAACCAAATGCTGTCTTTTTAATGGCAAGAGGCCCTGAAACAGTATTCATTGCGGGTGACAAAACATTTACGACAGAGATGTTTGAGTTGGCAAAAATCGAAAGAGCAGCAACTGGCTTTGACGAATTTGTTCCAATGACCCCTGAATCATTGGTTTCCATGAATCCGGAATACTTGGTGTTTTTTGAATCAGGAATTCAAAGTGTCGGTGGAAAAGATGGCTTGATGGCGATACAGGGCATAGATCAAACCACCGCATTCAAAGAAGGACATATCATTGCACTTGACGGACAATACCTCTCAGGTTTTGGACCAAGAGTGGGAAAAGCAGCATTGGATTTAGCTAAAGCAGTTCGACAATAA
- a CDS encoding iron ABC transporter permease, producing the protein MITALNHKKIQSQNLTLIGFGFVLVFVVLASLSLGAFSIPLPQTLAILFDQISIKTGTFEAQQANVLLQIRAPRVLMALLVGGGLGIAGAALQGMFRNPLVEPGLIGVSTGSALFAVIFMVFIPAAPASLAWIKMLGLPLFAFAGGLICMVSVYQLSKSQGKTDGATLILAGVAINALAAALIGLVLFFADDSALRSFTFWSLGDMGGATWGKIPVTLALIAVPSLLVLGNSRQLNALSLGEHEAFHMGVNVQQVKSRLLICSALIVGVGVSMVGMIGFVGLVVPHLIRILFGADHRLVLPGSFLLGAILLNFADLIARVIVIPAEMPIGVITALIGAPFFIWLIFNLNKSKK; encoded by the coding sequence ATGATCACCGCATTGAACCATAAGAAGATCCAAAGTCAAAACCTTACCTTAATTGGTTTCGGGTTTGTGTTGGTTTTCGTTGTGCTGGCTTCTCTCTCTTTGGGCGCTTTTAGCATTCCGCTACCTCAGACTCTTGCCATCTTGTTTGATCAGATCAGTATCAAAACAGGAACATTTGAAGCCCAACAAGCAAACGTGCTTCTACAGATCCGCGCTCCCAGGGTCTTGATGGCCCTTCTAGTCGGCGGTGGCTTGGGGATCGCCGGAGCAGCACTTCAAGGCATGTTCCGAAACCCTCTTGTAGAGCCAGGGCTGATCGGTGTAAGTACAGGATCTGCATTATTTGCTGTGATTTTTATGGTTTTTATCCCGGCAGCACCTGCTTCATTGGCTTGGATAAAAATGCTCGGGTTGCCTTTATTTGCTTTTGCAGGAGGCTTAATATGCATGGTCTCAGTCTACCAGCTCTCAAAATCCCAAGGAAAAACAGATGGGGCGACTTTGATATTGGCCGGTGTAGCAATAAACGCTTTGGCAGCAGCCTTAATCGGTTTGGTACTGTTCTTTGCAGATGATTCAGCACTGCGAAGTTTTACTTTCTGGAGTCTTGGGGATATGGGAGGAGCCACATGGGGTAAAATTCCGGTGACGCTGGCCCTTATCGCTGTGCCTTCCCTTCTAGTGCTAGGTAATTCCAGACAACTGAATGCTCTCTCACTAGGAGAGCATGAAGCGTTTCATATGGGAGTGAATGTACAACAGGTTAAATCCCGTCTACTTATTTGCAGCGCATTGATCGTAGGCGTAGGAGTATCTATGGTAGGAATGATAGGCTTCGTAGGATTGGTAGTCCCCCATTTGATCCGTATTCTATTTGGAGCAGATCACAGACTGGTACTGCCGGGATCATTTCTTCTTGGGGCCATTCTATTGAATTTTGCTGATCTTATTGCAAGAGTGATCGTAATTCCTGCCGAAATGCCAATAGGAGTAATCACTGCACTTATCGGCGCTCCCTTCTTTATCTGGCTTATTTTCAACCTGAATAAATCTAAAAAATAA
- a CDS encoding heme ABC transporter ATP-binding protein has protein sequence MLQASRVHFCIKQRPIVDEVSLELNSGEILAVLGPNGAGKSTFFKILSGEIPCKHGSIAYNGHNIRSLKAGELAAVRAVMPQHTQVSFPFTVQEVVELGLISTKVKQPSVLIQEVLEATNTAHLRDQVFNNLSGGEKQRVQLARVLVQIWETKPFPRYLLLDEPTSSLDIAQQHAVLKILQTLRSRNIGILVILHELNLAAQYADKIALLKNGVIAKTGTVEEVLEEKILEYVFDHPIHLIKNPVTGGMLISSAAETHTSIPTFKQA, from the coding sequence ATGCTTCAAGCCTCCCGAGTACACTTTTGTATCAAGCAACGGCCTATTGTAGATGAGGTCAGCCTAGAATTGAATTCAGGAGAAATTTTGGCAGTATTGGGGCCAAATGGAGCCGGAAAGTCAACTTTTTTCAAAATCCTGTCAGGAGAAATCCCGTGTAAACATGGATCTATAGCCTATAATGGGCACAACATACGTAGCCTAAAAGCGGGCGAACTTGCAGCAGTAAGAGCAGTGATGCCGCAACATACACAGGTCAGTTTTCCATTTACGGTACAGGAAGTCGTGGAACTGGGTCTTATCAGCACCAAAGTCAAGCAGCCCTCTGTCTTAATACAGGAAGTGCTGGAAGCTACCAACACTGCTCATCTAAGAGATCAGGTTTTCAATAACCTTTCCGGAGGAGAAAAACAACGGGTGCAACTTGCTAGAGTTTTGGTTCAAATCTGGGAAACCAAGCCCTTCCCTAGATATTTACTGCTCGACGAACCAACTTCAAGCTTGGATATAGCACAGCAGCATGCCGTTCTGAAAATACTCCAAACCCTGAGATCAAGAAACATTGGAATTCTGGTGATTCTCCACGAACTGAATCTCGCTGCTCAATATGCAGATAAAATTGCGTTGCTGAAAAACGGGGTAATAGCAAAAACAGGAACAGTAGAGGAAGTTCTGGAAGAGAAAATCCTAGAATATGTCTTTGATCATCCCATCCATCTAATTAAAAACCCTGTCACTGGGGGAATGCTCATATCCTCCGCTGCAGAGACACATACATCCATACCCACATTTAAACAAGCTTAA